Proteins co-encoded in one Cydia splendana chromosome 11, ilCydSple1.2, whole genome shotgun sequence genomic window:
- the LOC134794694 gene encoding speckle-type POZ protein-like, translating into MSCINYSSRTEGQRKINTIIWSIPHFINLLDKTTREFRTESSDSKVELKEPKFQLKIQFLGRDNNLIEIYYLSPSPVFLKCILTICLKRYEERSVIEKDYNTVQANKWQYLTTLYKRDIINERDIILLSDGTLRLKFQFMITNDIKVDRTHIPAAQLSNDFENLLENGLFSDVIMKSVEGVEFKLHKAVLASRSTVLKAHFEHNTIECHTNVLESPLDSDVLREVLTFIYTDKAPSVDENPDRLLAAADYYQLSRLKSLCEEALHKKLTVENAIETLQLAGLHSASTLEQLTLEFIKDGQAKLIIKTEGWAKVKSVDLIKRIYEYIVNDDVDTDIK; encoded by the coding sequence ATGTCTTGTATAAATTACTCGTCACGCACAGAAGGCCAGAggaaaataaatactataatATGGTCAATACCTCATTTCATTAATCTTTTAGATAAGACAACTAGAGAATTCAGGACTGAGAGTTCAGACTCCAAAGTTGAACTGAAGGAGCCAAAATTTCAGTTGAAGATACAATTTTTGGGAAGAGACAATAATTTGATTGAGATTTACTACTTGTCCCCTAGTCCTGTTTTTCTGAAATGTATCTTGACCATTTGCTTGAAACGATATGAGGAGCGCTCCGTGATTGAGAAAGACTACAACACAGTCCAGGCAAACAAATGGCAGTACTTGACAACTCTATACAAAAGAGATATTATAAACGAGCGGGATATCATACTGCTTAGTGATGGAACATTAAGACTCAAATTCCAGTTTATGATTACAAATGATATAAAAGTTGACCGAACGCATATTCCTGCTGCCCAGCTAAGCAATGACTTTGAAAATTTGCTCGAGAATGGCCTTTTTTCTGATGTTATCATGAAATCAGTTGAAGGGGTCGAATTTAAATTGCATAAGGCTGTTTTGGCAAGTCGGAGCACCGTTTTAAAAGCACACTTTGAACATAATACAATAGAATGTCATACAAACGTTTTAGAATCTCCGCTTGACTCTGACGTATTACGAGAAGTATTAACTTTCATTTATACAGATAAAGCTCCGAGCGTGGATGAAAATCCTGATAGGTTATTGGCTGCTGCGGATTACTACCAACTTAGCAGGCTGAAGAGTCTGTGTGAGGAAGCTTTACACAAGAAATTGACTGTTGAGAATGCTATAGAAACTTTGCAGTTGGCCGGACTGCATTCCGCAAGCACGCTGGAGCAACTCACTCTTGAATTCATAAAGGATGGTCAAGCAAAGCTGATTATTAAGACTGAAGGCTGGGCAAAGGTGAAATCTGTTGATCTGATTAAGAGAATCTATGAATATATTGTGAATGATGATGTTGATActgatatcaaataa
- the LOC134794695 gene encoding probable RNA-binding protein EIF1AD, with protein sequence MSKVTKRKHVMNEALWDDFELPKENQSIVKVLKSMGNNLHQITTPTGEEYLVSMPIKFRKNIWVKRGDYVLVEPILEGNKVKAEIVKIMNKDSIKYYKENNVWPKEFEDSKSDVKQNNDDLFENTNRNRIQYHSESSDNSSDSERSSNEE encoded by the exons ATGTCGAAAGTTACTAAAAGGAAACATGTGATGAATGAAGCTTTGTGGGACGATTTTGAACTTCCCAAGGAAAACCAGAGCATTGTCAAAGTTTTAAAAAGTATGGGAAACAATTTGCATCAG aTAACTACACCAACCGGAGAAGAATATTTAGTGTCTATGCCAataaaattcagaaaaaatatatGGGTAAAAAGAGGAGATTACGTACTTGTGGAACCTATTCTCGAAGGCAATAAAGTGAAAgcagaaatagtgaaaataatgaACAAAGACTCTATTAAATACTACAAAGAAAATAATGTATGGCCTAAGGAGTTTGAAGACAGTAAAAGTGATGTAAAACAAAACAATGATGATTTGTTTGAAAATACAAATAGAAATAGGATACAGTATCATAGTGAATCTAGTGATAATAGTTCAGACTCGGAGAGAAGCAGCAATGaagaataa